In Panacibacter ginsenosidivorans, the following proteins share a genomic window:
- the cydB gene encoding cytochrome d ubiquinol oxidase subunit II, whose amino-acid sequence METFLGIDYSTWWFLVVGATFTGYAILDGFDLGAGAIHLFFNKEESRRIALNAIGPVWDGNEVWLVIGGGTLFAGFPKVYAAVFSAFYIPFMLFLMALIFRAISIEFRSKEPMLWWRKMWDVSYCISSIVVTLSLGVVLGNVLIGLPIDKAGNYMGSTFDFLNPYALMVGVTTLALFMMHGAIYLVMKTEKRLYTKLTIIVKNSTIFFVISVLLLSFYTLLYVPHLSLRIKENPWLFFIPVTMVLAVANIARRITQQRYRQAFLSSAVVISLLLILIAVELYPNLVLSSLDEKYNLTVLNAASSTKSLKIMLIVAAIGVPLVGIYTGFVYKTFKGKVKLDEMSY is encoded by the coding sequence ATGGAAACTTTTCTCGGTATAGATTACAGCACCTGGTGGTTTCTGGTTGTTGGCGCAACTTTTACGGGGTATGCGATTCTGGATGGCTTTGATCTTGGTGCAGGAGCTATCCATTTATTCTTCAACAAAGAAGAAAGCAGAAGAATTGCACTTAATGCAATAGGCCCTGTATGGGATGGTAATGAAGTATGGCTTGTAATTGGTGGAGGAACTTTATTTGCAGGATTTCCCAAAGTATATGCCGCAGTGTTCTCAGCCTTTTATATTCCGTTCATGTTGTTTTTAATGGCGTTAATATTCCGCGCCATTTCTATAGAGTTCAGAAGTAAAGAACCCATGTTGTGGTGGCGGAAAATGTGGGATGTTAGTTATTGTATATCGAGTATTGTTGTAACGTTATCATTGGGTGTTGTATTAGGTAATGTGCTCATAGGTTTGCCCATTGATAAAGCAGGAAACTATATGGGCAGCACATTTGATTTTCTTAATCCATACGCATTGATGGTTGGCGTAACAACGCTTGCCTTATTCATGATGCATGGTGCTATTTACTTAGTAATGAAAACGGAAAAACGTTTATATACCAAACTCACCATCATTGTAAAGAATTCCACTATCTTTTTTGTGATCAGTGTTTTGCTGCTGAGTTTTTATACATTGTTGTATGTACCTCATTTGTCATTAAGGATAAAAGAAAATCCCTGGTTATTTTTTATTCCTGTGACAATGGTGTTGGCGGTTGCTAATATTGCCAGGAGAATTACACAACAACGATACCGGCAGGCATTTCTTTCATCTGCTGTTGTAATAAGTTTGTTACTGATATTAATAGCCGTAGAATTATATCCCAATCTTGTTTTGTCCAGCCTTGATGAAAAATATAACCTTACCGTGCTTAATGCCGCATCTTCTACAAAAAGTTTAAAAATCATGCTGATCGTTGCAGCTATTGGTGTGCCGTTGGTAGGAATTTATACAGGCTTTGTATATAAAACTTTTAAAGGTAAAGTGAAGTTAGATGAGATGAGCTATTAG
- a CDS encoding deoxynucleoside kinase, giving the protein MAKLKKPKHVAVAGNIGAGKTTLTELLSKHYKWIPQFEDVDHNPYLMDFYEDMPRWSFNLQIYFLNSRLNQLLDIQRGTETIIQDRTIYEDANIFAPNLHEMGLMSKRDFENYFQFFQTLKTMVQPPDLLIYLKASVPTLVGQIQKRGREYEENIRLDYLKKLNELYNKWIDSYKEGQLLIIDVDKNNFADKEEDFGEIITKIDGMLFGLF; this is encoded by the coding sequence ATGGCAAAGCTGAAAAAACCAAAGCATGTAGCAGTGGCCGGCAATATAGGCGCCGGCAAAACGACCCTTACAGAATTATTGAGCAAACACTATAAATGGATTCCCCAGTTTGAAGATGTTGATCATAATCCATACCTGATGGATTTTTATGAAGACATGCCCCGCTGGAGTTTTAACTTACAGATCTATTTTTTGAACAGCCGTTTGAACCAGCTTTTGGATATACAACGAGGCACAGAAACCATTATACAGGACAGAACTATTTATGAAGACGCCAACATTTTTGCACCCAACCTGCATGAAATGGGTTTGATGAGCAAAAGAGATTTTGAAAATTATTTTCAATTCTTCCAGACTTTGAAAACCATGGTGCAGCCGCCGGATCTATTGATATATCTCAAAGCATCTGTACCCACCTTAGTTGGTCAAATCCAAAAACGTGGCAGAGAATATGAAGAAAATATCCGTCTTGATTATTTAAAGAAACTAAATGAACTCTATAACAAATGGATCGACAGTTATAAAGAAGGTCAGCTTTTGATCATTGATGTTGACAAAAATAATTTTGCTGATAAAGAAGAAGACTTTGGAGAGATCATTACTAAGATAGATGGAATGCTGTTTGGATTATTTTAA
- the trpS gene encoding tryptophan--tRNA ligase: protein MKKETVLSGIRPTGFVHLGNYFGAMRDWVRMQEEYDCYICVVDWHSLTTHPDTKELQSNVYRLMGELLAVGLDPEKCVLYVQSDVPEIAELYLYLNMMAYKGELEKTATFKDKVRQHPNNVNAGLLTYPVLQAADILIHRALKVPVGKDQEQHIEMTRNFAERFNHRYGEIFPLPQAFSYGGGLIKIMSLDGTGKMSKSANQMATLYLADDDELIRKKIMKAKTDSGPTELHSVKPDYIENVFGLMKLVSSEDTVAKFEADFNNCVIRYGDMKKQLAEDMVRFMGPIRERAKAIENNKEEITRVILRGKEKARASADATLQLVRKAMGVNYTG, encoded by the coding sequence ATGAAAAAAGAGACCGTTTTAAGTGGGATAAGGCCCACGGGTTTTGTGCACCTGGGCAATTATTTTGGCGCCATGCGTGATTGGGTGCGTATGCAGGAAGAATACGATTGTTATATCTGCGTAGTAGACTGGCATAGCCTTACCACACATCCCGACACGAAAGAATTACAAAGCAATGTTTACCGCCTGATGGGCGAATTGCTTGCAGTAGGTCTTGACCCCGAAAAATGTGTGTTGTATGTGCAAAGCGATGTGCCCGAAATTGCTGAACTATACCTTTACCTGAACATGATGGCCTATAAAGGCGAGCTTGAAAAAACAGCTACGTTTAAAGATAAAGTAAGGCAACATCCCAATAATGTAAATGCCGGATTGCTTACCTATCCTGTGTTACAGGCCGCAGATATTTTAATTCACCGTGCCTTGAAAGTGCCGGTGGGCAAAGACCAGGAGCAGCATATTGAAATGACGAGGAATTTTGCAGAACGCTTCAATCACAGGTATGGTGAAATTTTTCCGTTGCCACAAGCATTTAGTTATGGCGGTGGCCTTATTAAGATCATGAGTTTGGATGGAACAGGAAAGATGAGTAAGAGCGCTAACCAGATGGCTACATTATATCTTGCTGATGATGATGAACTGATCCGTAAGAAGATCATGAAAGCAAAAACAGACAGCGGTCCAACAGAACTGCATTCAGTTAAACCAGATTATATTGAAAATGTTTTCGGTCTTATGAAACTGGTGAGCAGTGAAGACACCGTGGCAAAATTCGAAGCTGATTTTAATAACTGTGTGATTCGTTACGGTGATATGAAAAAGCAACTTGCTGAAGATATGGTACGGTTTATGGGGCCGATACGTGAAAGAGCCAAAGCCATTGAAAACAACAAAGAAGAGATCACAAGAGTAATATTGCGTGGAAAAGAAAAGGCAAGGGCCAGTGCAGATGCAACGCTGCAATTAGTAAGAAAGGCAATGGGTGTTAATTACACTGGTTAA
- the guaA gene encoding glutamine-hydrolyzing GMP synthase, whose product MTEKILILDFGSQYTQLIARAVREANVYCEIIPYHKKFEADSSLKGIILSGSPFSVNEENAPSVDVAEFINKLPVLGICYGAQLTAKAFGGRVDKSNKREFGRAKLVKSKEDILLQNVVDHSQVWMSHSDSITQLPEGFELLATTDSIPIAAFRKHQNGSAKALYGIQFHPEVYHSTEGKKILHNFLVNICGCSQNWTPASFVQETVAQLKQQIGDAHVIMALSGGVDSTVAATLISKAIGSRLHGIFVNNGVLRKNEFEKVLETYKQLDLNVKGVDASKTFYDALAGKTDPEAKRKVIGKLFIDVFQEESQKLNYIRFLGQGTIYPDVIESISVHGPSVTIKSHHNVGGLPDTMHLSLIEPLRFLFKDEVRKVGLELGIPSDMINRHPFPGPGLAIRILGEVTEEKAKLLQDADDVYVKALKSHDLYNKVWQAGAILLPVKSVGVMGDERTYEYTVALRAVTSVDGMTADWAHLPYEFLAHVSNEIINNVRGINRVVYDISSKPPATIEWE is encoded by the coding sequence ATGACTGAAAAAATACTCATTCTCGATTTCGGAAGCCAATATACCCAGTTAATTGCCCGTGCTGTAAGAGAAGCCAATGTGTATTGCGAGATCATTCCTTACCACAAAAAATTTGAAGCAGACAGTTCTCTAAAAGGTATCATTTTGAGTGGCTCTCCGTTTAGTGTCAATGAAGAAAATGCACCATCTGTTGATGTGGCTGAATTTATAAATAAATTGCCTGTATTAGGTATTTGTTATGGCGCACAGCTTACTGCCAAAGCTTTTGGTGGCAGGGTTGATAAGTCAAACAAACGTGAATTCGGCAGGGCTAAACTGGTAAAAAGCAAGGAAGATATTTTATTGCAAAACGTGGTTGACCATTCGCAGGTATGGATGAGCCACAGCGATTCCATAACGCAATTGCCAGAAGGGTTTGAACTGCTGGCAACGACTGACAGCATTCCTATTGCTGCATTCAGAAAACATCAGAATGGCAGCGCTAAAGCTTTATATGGTATACAATTCCATCCTGAAGTTTATCATTCCACAGAAGGTAAAAAGATCCTTCATAATTTCCTCGTTAATATCTGTGGCTGTTCGCAAAACTGGACGCCGGCTTCTTTTGTTCAGGAAACAGTTGCACAACTTAAACAACAGATCGGTGATGCACATGTGATCATGGCTTTAAGTGGTGGTGTGGATAGTACTGTTGCTGCAACATTGATCAGCAAAGCAATTGGCAGCCGGTTGCATGGCATTTTTGTAAACAACGGTGTACTTAGAAAAAATGAATTCGAGAAAGTATTAGAAACTTATAAGCAACTCGACCTGAATGTAAAAGGCGTTGATGCATCAAAAACATTTTATGATGCACTGGCAGGTAAAACAGATCCGGAAGCAAAACGTAAAGTAATTGGTAAATTATTTATAGATGTTTTCCAGGAAGAATCTCAAAAACTAAACTATATTAGATTTTTAGGCCAAGGTACCATCTATCCTGACGTTATAGAAAGTATAAGTGTGCATGGCCCTTCAGTTACTATCAAATCTCATCATAATGTTGGTGGATTACCGGATACAATGCATTTGAGTTTGATTGAACCTTTGCGTTTTCTTTTTAAAGATGAAGTAAGAAAAGTTGGTCTTGAATTAGGCATTCCTTCCGATATGATCAATCGCCATCCTTTCCCTGGCCCGGGGCTTGCTATCCGAATTTTGGGAGAAGTAACCGAAGAAAAAGCTAAATTACTACAGGACGCAGATGATGTTTACGTTAAAGCACTTAAAAGTCATGATCTTTATAATAAAGTTTGGCAGGCAGGTGCAATATTACTGCCTGTAAAAAGTGTTGGTGTAATGGGCGATGAAAGAACATACGAATACACTGTTGCATTGCGTGCTGTAACTTCTGTAGATGGTATGACGGCAGACTGGGCACATTTACCTTATGAATTCCTGGCGCATGTTTCAAACGAGATCATTAATAATGTGCGTGGTATAAACCGTGTGGTGTATGATATCAGCAGCAAACCACCTGCAACCATTGAGTGGGAATAA